A single Panthera uncia isolate 11264 chromosome E2 unlocalized genomic scaffold, Puncia_PCG_1.0 HiC_scaffold_19, whole genome shotgun sequence DNA region contains:
- the LOC125915831 gene encoding zinc finger protein 551-like produces MAAAARRDPAEDVNFEDVAIDFSQEEWGLLDETQRLLYCDVMLETFALVASLDLHQQQRHGSEEKPWKRDGDRASCLKSCNIFVSGQPFTCRKVGEDFPATSGLLQHQTTPNSEEPHRGNQSGQAFHSGKSHYSCCECEKAVRHNHALDQHQSVCSGEGLYECGRCGKTFSCNYRLVRHQQIDSGQRPYECGECGKCFSQTSDLIKDWRIHSGTKPYGCRECGQLITHSFSLRKHWRIHTGERTYECSECGKVFIHKSKLIHHQRLHTRGIHYGCGECGKSFSYKSNFIEHHRVHTRERPYKCSECGKSFRQSSSLFRHQRVHTGEKPYNCSKCGKSFRQIFNLIRHGRVHTREMAYECSDCGKSFSCKSELVQHQRIHSGERPYECSECGKSFRQFSNLIRHRSVHTGERPYGCSVCGKYFSRKFILIQHQRVHTGERPYECSECGKSFTRKSDLIQHQRIHTGTRPYECNECEKSFRQRSGLIQHRRVHSGEKPYECGECGKSFSQSASLIQHQRVHTGEKPYVCIECGKTFSQSSSLIQHQRGHTGERPYECNECRKPFTHKSDLIQHQRVHTGERPYECNECGKSFSRKSNLLRHRRVHTGENP; encoded by the exons ATGGCGGCGGCCGCGCGTAGGGACCCGGCTGAG GATGTGAACTTTGAGGATGTGGCCATTGACTTCTCCCAGGAGGAATGGGGGCTCCTTGATGAGACTCAGAGACTCCTGTACTGCGACGTGATGCTGGAGACCTTTGCACTTGTAGCATCTCTGG ACCTTCACCAGCAACAGAGGCATGGCAGTGAGGAGAAGCCCTGGAAAAGGGATGGGGACAGAGCCTCGTGTTTGAAGAGCTGCAACATCTTTGTGTCAGGACAGCCTTTCACCTGTAGGAAGGTTGGTGAGGACTTCCCAGCCACCTCGGGACTTCTGCAGCACCAGACCACTCCCAACAGTGAGGAGCCACACAGGGGCAACCAGAGTGGGCAGGCCTTTCACAGTGGAAAAAGTCACTACAGCTGTTGTGAATGTGAAAAGGCTGTCCGCCACAACCATGCACTGGATCAGCATCAGAGTGTCTGCTCTGGAGAAGGGCTGTATGAGTGTGGCAGATGTGGGAAAACCTTCAGCTGCAACTACAGATTGGTGCGGCACCAACAAATTGACAGTGGACAAAGGCCATATGAGTGTGGTGAATGTGGGAAATGCTTTAGCCAGACTTCTGACCTCATTAAAGACTGGAGAATTCACAGTGGTACAAAGCCTTATGGATGCAGAGAATGTGGACAACTAATTACCCATAGCTTCAGTCTCAGAAAACACTggagaattcacactggagaaaggACTTATGAATGCAGTGAATGTGGAAAAGTCTTTATCCACAAATCCAAACTCATTCACCACCAGAGACTACACACTAGAGGAATACATTATGGGTGTGGTGAATGTGGGAAATCGTTTAGTTACAAATCCAACTTCATCGAGCACCATAGAGTTCACACTAGAGAAAGGCCTTATAAATGCAGCGAATGTGGGAAATCCTTTAGACAAAGCTCTAGCCTTTTCCGACACCAGagagttcacactggagaaaagccATATAATTGCAGCAAATGCGGGAAATCCTTTAGACAAATCTTTAACCTCATTCGGCATGGGAGAGTTCACACTAGAGAAATGGCTTATGAGTGTAGTGACTGTGGGAAATCTTTTAGCTGCAAATCTGAACTCGttcaacatcagagaattcacagtGGAGAAAGACCTTAtgagtgcagtgaatgtgggaagtCCTTTAGACAGTTTTCTAACCTCATTCGCCACCGGAGTGTTCATACCGGAGAAAGGCCTTATGGGTGCAGTGTTTGTGGGAAATACTTTAGCCGCAAATTTATCCTTATTCAACATCAGagagttcacactggagaaagaCCTTATGAGTGCAGTGAATGTGGAAAATCCTTTACCCGCAAATCTGACCTCATTCAACATCAGAGGATTCATACTGGCACAAGACCTTACGAGTGCAATGAATGTGAGAAATCTTTTAGGCAACGCTCTGGTCTTATTCAACACCGGAGAGTTCATTCTGGAGAAAAGCCATATGAGTGTGGGGAATGTGGGAAATCCTTTAGCCAAAGTGCAAGCCTTATTCAGCACCAGAgagttcacactggagagaagccttATGTGTGTATCGAATGTGGGAAAACCTTTAGCCAAAGCTCTAGCCTCATTCAACACCAGAGAGGTCACACTGGTGAAAGGCCTTATGAGTGCAATGAATGTAGGAAACCCTTTACCCACAAATCTGACCTCATTCAACATCAGagagttcacactggagaaaggccttatgaatgcaatgaatgtgggaaatcATTTAGCCGCAAATCTAACCTCCTTAGACACCGGAGAGTGCATACTGGAGAAAACCCTTAA